The Methanoculleus marisnigri JR1 genome window below encodes:
- a CDS encoding FprA family A-type flavoprotein — protein sequence MAAREIVPGVFAVGAIDWDRRLFDELIPLPDGTTYNSYLVRGSKKTALIDTVDPTKTAELMGNLESIGVEKIDYIVSSHAEQDHSGSIPAMLERFGDAKVVTNQKCRDFLIDLLHVPEDRFIVIGDGDTLDLGGRMFEFIIAPWVHWPETMLTYLKEDRILFPCDLFGSHYATSSLYVLDEGVVYESAKRYYAEIMMPFRSSIKAHLAKLATREIDVIAPSHGPVYDHPAFIVDAYRDWTGDAVTNTVVLPYVSMHGSTQAMVDHFVDALMKRGVEVQPFNLPKTDTGDLAKALVDAATVVIGAPTVIFGPHPQAVYAAYLANLLRPKTRYATVIGSYGWGGKTVDTIVEMLGRLRVEFLDPVYIRGAPKEENFAELDRLADEIAKKHREAGILSP from the coding sequence ATGGCCGCACGCGAGATCGTGCCGGGCGTCTTTGCCGTCGGCGCCATTGACTGGGACCGCCGGCTCTTCGACGAACTGATCCCGCTCCCCGACGGCACCACCTACAACAGCTACCTGGTGCGGGGCAGCAAGAAGACAGCGCTGATCGACACCGTCGACCCGACGAAGACAGCGGAGCTCATGGGGAACCTGGAGTCGATCGGGGTCGAGAAGATCGACTACATCGTCTCCAGCCACGCCGAGCAGGATCACTCGGGCTCGATACCCGCAATGCTCGAACGGTTCGGCGACGCGAAGGTGGTGACGAACCAGAAGTGCCGCGACTTCCTGATCGACCTCCTCCATGTCCCCGAGGATCGGTTCATCGTCATCGGCGACGGCGATACGCTCGACCTCGGGGGAAGAATGTTCGAGTTCATCATCGCCCCCTGGGTTCACTGGCCGGAGACGATGCTGACCTACCTCAAGGAAGACCGGATCCTCTTCCCCTGCGACCTCTTCGGCTCGCACTACGCGACGAGTTCCCTCTACGTCCTCGACGAGGGCGTGGTCTACGAGTCCGCGAAACGCTACTACGCCGAGATCATGATGCCGTTCCGCTCGAGCATCAAGGCGCACCTTGCAAAACTCGCGACACGCGAGATCGACGTGATCGCCCCGAGCCACGGGCCGGTATACGACCACCCGGCGTTCATCGTCGACGCCTACCGGGACTGGACGGGCGACGCCGTGACGAATACGGTGGTGCTGCCGTACGTCTCCATGCACGGAAGCACCCAGGCGATGGTAGACCACTTCGTCGACGCCCTGATGAAGCGCGGCGTCGAGGTCCAGCCGTTCAACCTCCCGAAGACCGACACCGGCGACCTCGCAAAGGCGCTCGTGGACGCCGCAACGGTCGTGATCGGGGCGCCGACGGTCATCTTCGGCCCGCACCCGCAGGCGGTCTACGCTGCCTACCTCGCAAACCTCCTCCGCCCGAAGACCCGTTACGCGACGGTGATCGGGTCGTACGGCTGGGGCGGAAAGACGGTCGACACCATCGTGGAGATGCTCGGCCGGCTCAGGGTCGAGTTCCTCGATCCGGTCTACATCAGGGGTGCCCCGAAGGAGGAGAACTTCGCGGAGCTCGACCGGCTCGCCGACGAGATCGCAAAGAAGCACCGGGAGGCGGGGATCCTCTCCCCCTAG
- a CDS encoding phosphoribulokinase, which produces MPPSDFKRVIAESPYVFVIGVAGDSGSGKTTFTRAIREIFGDDLVSTITIDDYHRYDRQERKVLGITPLVPEANRFDLLEEHLAELKAGRTIEKPVYNHDYGRFDPPVPFSPTKILILEGLHPFITGTLRDRIDFKLYVDPDPDVKRAWKIKRDVERRGYAPEAVLREMEERKPDYERYVAPQCLFADAVIRIAFSKYGRDVSEKRNVYRVTLCQSRLDKSIGDVDLSIDLFGLLSLSERDFMVEFTIEDVGGEAMGALTFDGELNDAVARKLERNIEIQTQVEPIDLSQDSDYLTAGDMAQLILAWRIINRRIFIESAPGAGGTGRTVTGNNGHGCGRR; this is translated from the coding sequence ATGCCCCCATCCGACTTCAAGAGGGTCATTGCCGAGTCGCCCTACGTCTTCGTCATCGGCGTCGCGGGAGACAGCGGGTCCGGAAAGACCACCTTCACCCGGGCGATCCGCGAGATCTTCGGGGACGACCTCGTCTCCACCATCACCATCGACGATTACCACAGATATGACCGCCAAGAGCGCAAAGTTCTCGGGATAACGCCGCTCGTCCCCGAGGCGAACCGGTTCGACCTCTTAGAAGAACATCTTGCCGAACTGAAGGCAGGCAGAACGATCGAGAAACCGGTCTACAACCACGATTACGGCCGGTTCGATCCCCCGGTGCCCTTCAGCCCCACGAAGATCCTGATCCTCGAGGGGCTGCACCCGTTCATCACCGGGACGCTTCGGGACCGGATCGACTTCAAACTCTACGTGGACCCGGACCCCGACGTCAAGCGTGCCTGGAAGATCAAACGCGATGTGGAGCGACGAGGCTACGCCCCCGAGGCCGTCCTCCGGGAGATGGAGGAGCGCAAACCCGACTACGAGCGGTACGTCGCGCCGCAGTGCCTGTTTGCGGATGCGGTCATCCGGATCGCCTTCTCGAAGTACGGTAGGGATGTGAGCGAGAAGCGCAACGTCTACCGCGTCACCCTCTGCCAGAGCAGGCTTGATAAGAGCATCGGGGACGTCGACCTCTCCATCGACCTCTTCGGGCTCCTCTCGCTCTCCGAGCGCGACTTCATGGTCGAGTTCACCATCGAAGACGTCGGGGGGGAGGCGATGGGGGCGCTCACGTTCGACGGGGAGTTGAACGACGCCGTCGCGAGAAAACTGGAACGGAATATCGAGATCCAGACGCAGGTGGAACCCATCGACCTCAGCCAGGACAGCGACTACCTGACGGCCGGGGATATGGCCCAGCTCATCCTCGCCTGGCGGATCATCAACCGGCGCATCTTCATCGAGAGCGCTCCGGGAGCGGGCGGGACCGGACGGACGGTGACCGGAAACAACGGACACGGATGCGGCCGAAGGTGA
- the nfi gene encoding deoxyribonuclease V (cleaves DNA at apurinic or apyrimidinic sites) — MEIREIHPFDLTPAEAIRIQERLREQVRRSGEAGEVSLVAGTDASYAKGSDVIHAVVVALSYPDLTVVERVSAAAVTTFPYIPGLLTFREGPALLEAFRRLRSEPDVVFFDGQGIAHPRGLGIASHMGVLLDRPAIGVAKSLLLGTAAEPAGERGSTAPILRDDETIGMAVRTRERVKPVYVSVGHRIDLAQAVDLVLATARGYRLPEPTRQAHLFANAVRRGEGQATLSSSTK; from the coding sequence ATGGAGATCAGAGAGATCCACCCCTTCGACCTGACGCCGGCGGAAGCGATCCGCATCCAGGAGAGGCTCCGGGAGCAGGTTCGCCGTTCCGGGGAAGCCGGGGAGGTCTCCCTCGTGGCCGGCACCGACGCCTCCTATGCAAAGGGTTCGGACGTCATCCACGCGGTCGTCGTCGCCCTCAGTTACCCCGATCTCACCGTCGTCGAGCGGGTCTCCGCCGCCGCCGTGACGACGTTCCCCTATATCCCCGGCCTCCTGACCTTCCGGGAAGGCCCCGCCCTCCTCGAGGCGTTCCGGAGACTGCGCTCCGAGCCGGACGTGGTCTTCTTCGACGGACAGGGGATTGCCCACCCCCGGGGGCTCGGCATCGCGAGCCACATGGGCGTCCTCCTGGACCGGCCCGCCATCGGGGTCGCGAAGAGCCTCCTTCTCGGCACGGCGGCCGAGCCCGCGGGGGAGAGGGGATCGACCGCCCCGATACTCCGCGACGATGAGACGATCGGGATGGCAGTGCGGACGAGAGAGAGGGTGAAGCCCGTCTACGTCTCGGTGGGCCACCGGATCGATCTCGCGCAGGCGGTCGACCTCGTCCTCGCGACCGCACGGGGATACCGGCTCCCGGAACCGACCCGGCAGGCCCACCTCTTTGCAAACGCCGTCAGGAGGGGAGAAGGGCAGGCCACCCTCTCTTCCTCCACGAAATAG